The following coding sequences lie in one Ostrinia nubilalis chromosome 2, ilOstNubi1.1, whole genome shotgun sequence genomic window:
- the LOC135086814 gene encoding uncharacterized protein LOC135086814 has product MDPISVLQSRIEQLEAKLGLASSVQVDGQQGDTVSSNLLNASQAINNVTAAHEKLPEAMQRASELNNYTDPNLLENIQQNEMHMREVVAAEPVIKHHCHCMHRCKQAAPVMESEAIQQVPQMQAAVDQMHAAAAEVKAEADVVSHGIQELAETCGTAASNASEQLANVAQKVEQVEEKVFPRRRNGLD; this is encoded by the exons ATGGACCCCATTTCAGTTTTACAAAGTAGAATTGAACAATTAGAAGCTAAATTGGGTTTAGCTTCGAGCGTTCAAGTGGATGGCCAACAAGGGGATACTGTTTCGTCGAATCTATTGAATGCGTCTCAAGCAATCAACAATGTGACTGCGGCTCACGAAAAGCTACCCGAGGCAATGCAGCGGGCTTCGGAACTAAACAATTACACTGATCCTAACTTACTTGAGAAT ATACAGCAGAATGAAATGCACATGAGAGAAGTAGTGGCTGCCGAGCCGGTCATCAAGCACCACTGCCACTGCATGCATCGTTGCAAACag gcTGCTCCCGTTATGGAATCTGAAGCCATACAGCAGGTGCCACAAATGCAGGCTGCCGTGGATCAAATGCATGCAGCAGCTGCCGAAGTGAAGGCTGAAGCTGATGTG GTTTCTCATGGGATTCAAGAGTTGGCTGAGACCTGCGGTACTGCTGCATCGAATGCTTCAGAACAACTTGCTAATGTCGCCCAAAAGGTAGAGCAAGTGGAAGAAAAAGTGTTTCCCCGAAGGCGAAATGGACTGGATTAA
- the LOC135086821 gene encoding protein archease-like, whose product MDEEQGGLTEEDFYLPPVKYEYLDHTADVQLHAWGDSLKEAFEQCGMAMFGYMTELNYVQIKEVHSIEATADDMMGLLYHFLDELLFLFSVEPFLICKKLVITEFNTEEFRIVCKCYGEEFQIGRHPQGTEVKAITYSAMQIIDDPKDNKFEVFVIIDI is encoded by the exons ATGGATGAAGAACAAGGTGGACTTACTGAAGAAGATTTTTATCTTCCCCCTGTGAAATATGAAT ATTTGGATCACACTGCTGATGTACA GTTACATGCTTGGGGTGACAGTTTAAAAGAAGCCTTCGAACAATGCGGAATGGCAATGTTTGGCTACATGACTGAACTCAACTATGTGCAGATAAAGGAGGTGCACTCAATCGAGGCCACAGCTGATGACATGATGGGCCTTTTATACCACTTCCTGGATGAATTACTATTCCTGTTTTCTGTCGAACCTTTCTTGATATGTAAAAAGCTAGTAATAACAGAATTCAACACAGAAGAGTTCAGAATAGTTTGTAAATGCTATGGAGAAGAATTCCAGATTGGTAGACATCCTCAAGGCACCGAAGTCAAGGCAATTACATATTCAGCGATGCAAATCATTGATGACCCCAAAGATAACAAGTTTGAAGTGTTTGTTATAATTGATATTTGA
- the LOC135084530 gene encoding transcription factor E2F2: MPRGVKRGPAEGEAEVVVRAGASPSHTTLLDDSPSQPISYHLLDHGYGATPQHQIRREAPSAPPKTSEAVKRRLNLSESSSGSQGHVVPMKADFKTPKQKRVKVLTPYSRPSSSMKKYTERSRFDTSLGLLTKKFVALLKSSPNGVLDLNVAAERLSVQKRRIYDITNVLEGIGILEKRSKNNIQWKYGVGGGSAAGAGVEADESRARRLRREVRTLAAREARVTRAVQLAETALSCLSGEHGALAYITYADLRSIRDFRNQTVIPIKAPPDTRLSVPHPDEKGYMIHLKSMSGEIEVFLCPKERPASPSPSSGLLPSDPLLEDNKALLAPLIAHLQSLPNNTVTASFTTPIKREPPDEEASGPSRLSTPCVTDPTLSLLPRTPARTPPPLHALHTPLTTPDNGTARGRLRNALIADSDDFAPIMGGGRFQLQTEDQESEALELEPFLALEPPMSATDYGFCLDHDEGLSELFDFQF, translated from the exons ATGCCGAGGGGGGTGAAGCGAGGGCCGGCGGAGGGCGAGGCAGAGGTGGTGGTGCGTGCTGGGGCGTCTCCATCGCATACCACGCTACTGGATGACAGCCCCAGTCAGCCTATCAGCTATCACCTGCTCGACCACGGCTATGGCGCCACTCCACAGCATCAGATCAGGCGTGAGGCGCCTTCCGCACCGCCGAAGACATCAGAG GCGGTGAAAAGAAGACTGAACCTGAGCGAGAGTAGTTCAGGCAGCCAGGGCCACGTGGTGCCCATGAAGGCGGACTTCAAGACGCCCAAACAGAAACGCGTCAAAGTGCTCACCCCCTACAGCCGACCGTCCAGTTCTATGAAAAAGTACACCGAACGTTCCAG GTTTGACACATCATTAGGTTTACTCACGAAAAAATTCGTCGCTCTTCTGAAGTCGTCACCCAACGGGGTTCTCGATTTGAACGTAGCGGCGGAACGCTTATCGGTCCAAAAACGTCGTATTTACGATATCACTAATGTTTTAGAGGGTATAGGTATATTAGAGAAGAGATCAAAAAACAACATACAATGGAAATATG GTGTGGGCGGCGGTtccgcggcgggcgcgggcgtgGAGGCCGACGAGTCGCGTGCGAGGCGACTCCGACGCGAGGTCCGCACGCTCGCCGCGCGGGAAGCGCGCGTCACGCGAGCGGTGCAGCTCGCCGAGACTGCGCTCAGCTGCCTTTCGGGCGAGCATGGAGCCCTAGCTTACATCACGTACGCGGATCTGCGCTCGATACGGGACTTCAGGAACCAAACCGTGATACCCATCAAGGCCCCCCCAGATACCAGGCTCAGT GTACCTCACCCAGATGAGAAAGGCTACATGATCCACCTGAAGTCGATGTCGGGTGAGATCGAAGTGTTCCTCTGCCCCAAAGAGCGGCCAGCGTCCCCTTCGCCTT CGTCCGGGCTGCTACCATCGGACCCCTTACTCGAGGACAATAAAGCGCTGCTGGCGCCTCTTATAGCGCATCTACAGTCGCTGCCTAACAACACAGTTACCGCTAGCTTTAC GACACCAATAAAGCGCGAGCCGCCGGACGAGGAGGCCAGCGGGCCGTCGCGGCTGTCGACGCCGTGCGTCACCGACCCCACGCTGTCGCTGCTGCCGCGCACGCCGGcgcgcacgccgccgccgctgcacGCGCTGCACACGCCGCTCACCACGCCCGACA ACGGCACGGCGAGAGGTCGGCTGCGGAACGCGTTGATAGCGGACAGCGACGACTTCGCGCCCATCATGGGCGGCGGACGCTTCCAACTGCAGACCGAAGATCAGGAATCAG AAGCGCTGGAGCTTGAGCCGTTCCTCGCGCTGGAGCCGCCTATGTCGGCCACCGACTACGGCTTCTGCCTCGACCACGACGAGGGCCTGTCGGAGCTGTTCGACTTCCAGTTCTAG